Part of the Coregonus clupeaformis isolate EN_2021a chromosome 8, ASM2061545v1, whole genome shotgun sequence genome, tctacatttagTCGTTTTCCCGTCATAGAGCTCCGGAAGGGCGAGGGGTCCTCAAACGTTGGTGAAAGCACAGgaggaggtggactgggtgcactcgccgctccctgaggtggaaccggagcgatggttagtttatgcagcgtttggagcacttcctgcacgtcggcgttcagctgggcaatctgctgctggtgctggtcgaagcgctgggaaactccaggaggattacctgctgcatccatcttggcattggtgtgtgattctgtgacgagtacagaggatacgaagaggcaggacgcagacgcaggaatcaacaatgtaaaggtttacttaacagcaagagaacaacaaagagcgagtacacaacATGACactaacagtccagggctatataggggtggtgatgagatgatgaggtgcaggtgcgctggaggtgattagggtgcattgggtttccattccggtgttgccgaggtggtgcgctcagaccggtggctcagtagaccggcgaatcagagtgccggaggggagcaacgggaggagacgtgacagcatgttaactaactaccaatacactgcttaaaactataattgttcagaatttgtgggtttattagttaataagaaaataaatcaaatgtaattgttcaataatgtgtaatgtgtaattgttcaataattcaatgtgttgtgtttaaaaaataaaatatatctgatcatataaaatgtgttgtgtttatattactttacaaataaaaatatgtgataataaacaaacaaatctaaactaacaaatgtcaaatcatatttgtcgccgagatggccagtcaatttgagtaacgttattgtgtattctacgtaatgatGCAGTTTTACATTATTACGTAATGACGTCATCATGCAATGATATCACAACATCATTTAtcaacttttagcaacaaatcgaccagcctctagcaacttcccctgaaaatgagttggcaacactgtatacacatactaatcagggggaatgggaaccaggtgtgcgtaatgagacaagacagtccggggttggtggtaatgaaccaggtctGTGACACcaagaaggccggtgacgtagacctccggagctggtgaacggaatgagcagcagtaccaggggggatccgtgacagtaccccccacccccAGCAGCGGGACGACACCGGCCTAAGGGACGACCACAGGAACGCGGTACGGGACGGTCAGGGCGCCGACGGTGAAAATCACTGGTCAGCGAAGCGTCCTGGTTGTCCACTACAGAACCCAGCACCTCTCCCTGttgatgaggtactggagacgccCCGCCTgacacctcgaatccaggacttcacggaccgagtacgccggacatccctcgatgtccagaggaggaggcggagaATCACTGGGTCCAGCATCAGCGAGGGGACcaggcaccactggcctgaggagagacacatgaaaagtcgggttaatgcagtaatcagcagggagttgcaaacggtacattacctcattaaccctcctcaggactttaaacgtccccacaaaccgcaggctcagcttccggcagggcaagcggaggggcaggttccggatggagagccagacccggttgcctggagagaaaacaggcgcctcactgcggtggaggtcggcctgTTCCTTGTGCCGACGCACGGCCCGCTGGAGACTAGTGTGCGCAGCTTTCCAGATCTCCTCAGCGCGCAGAAatcactcgtccaccgcaggggcctcggtctggctcggatgccaaggtgccagggccggATGATACCTCAACatgcactggaaaggagtgaggttagtggaggagtggcggagggaattctGCGCGTACTCAGCCCAAGGTAGAAAATCCGCCCAATGCcctggccggtcctgacagtaacacCTCAGAAACCTGCCCAATTCCTAATggaccctctccacctgcccattagcttgaggaTGGTACCCGGAGGTGAGACTGACCGTGAGCCCCAGGCATTCCATGAACGCTTTCCATAcgcgtgaggtgaactgaggaccacggtctgactcaatgtcctccgggatcccatagtgccggaagacatgcgTAAAAAGAGCCTCCATGGTTTGCATGGCTGAcgggagcccaggcagaggaaggaggcacaAGCTTTGGAAAATCAGTCCACAACGACGAGAacggtggtattcccctggaaggggggaaggtcagtgacaaaatccaccAAGAGGTGAGACCAAGGTCAttgtggaaccggcaggggaaggagctttccataaggAATGTGTCTGCGTGTCTtagactgggcacagatggagcaggaagagacgtaaacccggacgtccctagccaaggtgggccaccagtacttctcagtcaggcaggcgcGGTACTCCGGGCACTGTGCAGGTGTGGCTTCCGTACATAGGGCCTGCCGTATGTCGGTGTCCACATCCCACACCACTGGCGCAATGTTACGGAATGGAGGGATGATGggggtctcctctccctgcctctcctctgcgtcatagAGGCGAGACAGGGCGTCCGCCTTCACGTTCCTCGAGCTGGCCTATAGGAAAGCGTGAATTGGAACCTGGCGAAGAatagagcccacctggcctgtcTCGGGTTTAGCCTCTTcgctgccctgatgtactccaggttgcggtggtccgtccACACCAGGAAAGGCTGTTTGGACcactccagccagtgcctccacaccttcagagcCTTCTTGACCACCAAGAGTTCCCGATCCCCTACGTCGTAGTTCCTCTGGGCGGGGCTCAGCTGCTTGGAGTAGAAGGTGCAGGGCCACAGTTTTGGAGGGGTTCCGGTGTGCTGGGACAGCACTGCCCCGactcctacttcggaggcatccacctcgaCGATGAAGGGGAGTGAGGGGTCGGGATGTGCCAGCACGGGAGCAGTGGTGAAGCGTGCCTTCAGCGTCTCGAACGCCCTCTTCGCCTCCGCCGTCCAACGAAGCCGCTGGGCTACTCGTAATGAtactcgtaatgccccgtggtcgTGGAAAAGGCAATTTTCCATTCGTCGTCTgtacgaatgcgcaccagattcCAAGATGGCGTTGCAGTGCAGTCGTGTATTCTgtagtgtcctcgtgtaaatagcctgtttttttttattttttgtctttttcgtatatatttctcaatctcactttccatcctttaactaaatatactttcctgcaacctgcctcacccaatgtggaacggattctattatttctttatacctttttatctagaacctccggctgaaactagccagctagccagctaactactacttgctattagccactgttagcggtCTTTACCaatgtccgtggcctgcactacctaccagccagctctagcctggacaattatcggccagtctgcacagtctgcacagcgcgctatcgacccagagcatatcggattttctgctggAATCACCGAATCTCTGgactttaacaccggatcatcgcaactagctagctgcaaccgaatggctgttgttgttgttggctaatcaccactgtcccaaagcaagcaccagttagccttgagctagcctcgagccaggcccatctcccggctatctacctctctgtcaaacggacgggacctcctagtgttgacacggagccccgccgatccatcacgactggtctgccgacgtaatcgtctgatgtggtttcaatgGGCTTCTAACTGCGACGACCACGaggatccatctgctagccccggcccagtagcacacgcaatcaacagccttgcctcctgctcgcctgtgccgtagcagccaccgaactgctcccggactcacctattgctgttcactggaccttatgatcactcagctatacagctgatgcctgctggactgtccctttatacggtaccccatcctgtttatctgtttagcctcagcccaaactttcgtcgccattaccagctgttgtcttagctctctcgaataacacctgtgattgctctATGCCTCTCTCCcgtgtcaatatgccttgcctattgctgcttccgttagttcttattgtactatttcactgtagatcccccagtcccgctcaacctgcctcagatagctcctttgtcccaccccccatacacacggagaccggctcaatcgatgcctccagtgatgctatctctttcatcgttacccaacgctttggtttacctccactgtactcatatcattccatatccttgtctgtacataatgccctgaatctattctacaacgcccggaaatctgccccttttattctgtgTACCCAAcgtactagaagaccagttcttaaagcctttagccgtatccttattctattcctcctctgttcctctggtgatatagaggttaacccaggccctgtagcccccagtatcactcctactccccaggcgctatcatttgttgacttctgtaaccgtaaaagcctaggtttcttgcatgttaacatcagaagcctcctccctaagtatgagttattcactgcgtcagcacactccgccaaccctgatgttctagcagtgtctgaatcctggcataggaaggccaccaaaaattcagaaatgtccatccccaactacaacattttccatctagatagaactgccaaagggggcggagttgcaatctactgtagagatagcctgcagagctctatcatactatccaggtctgtgcccaaacagctTGAGCTTCTACctcaaaaaatccacctttccagaaataagtctctcactgttgccacttgctacagaccccctcagcccccagctgtgctctggacaccatatgtgaattgattgccccccatctatcctcagagttcgtactgcttggtgacctaaactgggatatgcctAACACCccagccgtcctacaatctaaactagatgccctcaatctcacacaaattatcaaggaacctaccaggtacaaccataaatccgtaaacatgggcaccctcatagatatcatcctgactcatttaccctctaaatacacctccgctgtcttcaaccaggatctcagagatcactgcctcattgcctgcgtacGTAATGGTCCacagtcaaacgaccaccccttatCACTGTCAAACaatccctaaaacactttagcgagcaggcctttctaattgacctggcctgggtatcctggatggatagtgacctcattccgtcagtagaggatgcctggttgttctttaaaagtgctttcctctccatcttaaataagcatgccccattctaaaaattctgaactaagaacagatatagcccctggttcaccccagacttgactgcccttgaccagcacaaaaacttcctgtggcgtactgcattagcatcgaacagcccccgcgatatgcaacttttcagggaagtcaggaaccaatatacacaatcagttaggaaagcaaaggctagctttttcaaacagaaatttgcatcctgtagctctaattccaaaaagttttgggacactgtaaagtccatggagaataataacacctcctcccagctgcccactgcactgaggctaggaaacactgtcaccaccgataaatgtaCGATagtcgagaatttcaacaagcattttgttacggctggccatgctttccacctggctacccctaccccggccaccagctctgcaccctctgctgcaactttcccatgcccccccccctgcttctccttcacccaaattcagatagctggacccctacaaatcagctgggcttgacaatctggaccctttctttctaaaattagccaccgaaattgtcgcaacctctattactagcctgttcaacctctctttcgtatcgtctgagatccccagagattggaaagctgctgcggtcatccccttcttcaaagggggtgacactatagatccaaactgttacagacctatatccatcctgtcctgccttttgaaagtatttgaaagccaagttaacaaacagatcaccgaccatttcgaatcccaccgtaccttctccgctatgcaatctggtttccgagctggtcatgggtgcacctcagccacggtcaaggtcctaaacgatattataaccgcgatcgataaaagacagtactgtgcagccgtcttcatcgacctggccaaggctttcgactctgtcaatcactgcattcttattggcagactaaatagccttggtttctcaaatgactgcctcgcctggttcaccaactacttctcagatagagttcaatgtgtcaaatcggagggcctgttgtctggacctctggcagtctctatgggggtgccacagggttcaattctcgggctgactctattctctgtgtatatcaatgatgtcgctcttgctgctggtgactctcagatccacctctacgcagacgacaccattttgtatacatctggcccttcattggacactgtgttaacaaacctccaaacgagcttcaatgccatacaacactccttccgtagcctccaattgctcttaaacgctagtaaaactaaatgcatgctgttcaatcgaacactgcttgcacccacctgcccgactagaatcattactctcggcgggtctgacttagaatatgtggacaactacaaatacagtggggggaaaaagtatttagtcagccaccaattgtgcaagttctcccacttaaaaagatgagagaggcctgtaatttgcatcataggtacacgtcaactatgacagacaaaatgagaattttttttccagaaaatcacattgtaggattttttatgaatttatttgcaaattatggtggaaaataagaatttggtcaataacaaaagtttctcaatactttgttatataccctttgttggcaatgacacaggtcaaacgttttctgtaagtcttcacaaggttttcacacactgttgctggtattttggcccattcctccatgcagatcttctctagagcagtgatgttttggggctgtcgctgggcaacacggactttcaactccctccaaagattttctatggggttgagatctggagactggctaggccactccaggaccttgaaatgcttcttacgaagccactccttcgttgcccgggcggtgtgtttgggatcattgtcatgctgaaagacccagccacgtttcatcttcaatgcccttgctgatggaaggaggttttcactcaaaatctcacgatacatggccccattcattctttcctttacatggatcagtcgtcctggtccctttgcagaaaaacagccccaaagcatgatgtttccacctccatgcttcacagtaggtatggtgttctttagatgcaactcagcattctttgtcctccaaacacgacgagttgagtttttaccaaaaagttctattttggtttcatctgaccatatgacattctcccaatcctcttctggatcatccaaatgcactctagcaaacttcagacgggcctggacatgtactggcttaagcatggggacacgtctggcactgcaggatttgagtcccttgcggcgtagtgtgttactgatggtaggctttgttactttggtcccagctctctgcaggtcattcactaggtccccccgtgtggttctgggatgtttgctcaccgttcttgtgatcattttgaccccacggggtgagatcttgcgtggagccccagatcgagggagattatcagtggtcttgtatgtcttccatttcctaataattgctcccacagttgatttcttcaaaccaagctgcttacctattgcagattcagtcttcccagcctggtgcaggtctacaattttgtttctggtgtcctttgacagctctttgttcttggccatagtggagtttggagtgtgactgtttgaggttgtggacaggtgtcttttatactgataacaagttcaaacaggtgccattaatacaggtaacgagtggaggacagaggagcctcttaaagaagaagttacaggtctgtgagagccagaaatcttgcttgtttgtaggtgaccaaatacttattttccaccataatttgcaaataaattcattaaaatcctacaatgtgattttctggattttttcccctcaatttgtctgtcatagttgacgtgtacctatgatgaaaattacaggcctctctcatctttttaagtgggcgaacttgcacaattggtggctgactaaatactttttccccccactgtatatatatatatatatatatttatatatatatatatatatatatataacacagggatgtaacccaaacaaaagagcgaggtgtaaacctctaaataatacaCAGGACGAGCCCCGTAATAAGAAGGGCACAATTACTCGGTATGTAAATTGTAATACAATGtcctcacgagaccaacggacatgggacaataatcgacaaggacattGGGGaacagaggacacatatatacacatactaatcagggggaatgggaaccaggtgtgcgtaatgagacaagacagtccggggttggtggtaatgaaccaggtctGTGACGCCTAGAatgccggtgacgtagacctccggagctggtgaacggaatgagcagcagtaccggggatCCGtgacatcatctctctctctctctttctctctctctctctctctctctcgctctctctctctctctctctctctctctctctctctctctctctctcccttaaaGGAGAAGTGAAAGAACCGTATGAGAAAACTGGAGCGCCATTAGATAAAACTTTTGTAAAAGATGAGATGACAGATTTTTAACCCAAGGGTCATTTTTGCTCTTTCATTGCTATTTAGTGTTTGATTTTTAATAGTAGCAGTTTGTATAAAGAACATGAAAACCACATAGGTAAGTCCGGTTCTGTTGAATGGTAGATTACAATTGAGGAAgtaggaaggaaaatacaatTTTAGGattcagagaggttgagagatgagagttgtctttactctctctctctctctctctcgctcttgctctctacctctctacctctctccttatctctccctctctctctctttctctctgtcaatgGTTTTAGACAGATCCACAAGGCCAGACATGTAGAGTGGGGGTTAGATGTGGCCATCAAGTTGCTGCATTATGATGACAGGTAAGTTTCACAACTGTAAGTAAGCCCTAGACAAGTACGCCTTGTCTGAGCCAGAACAGCCCATaggggcaggagcctatctcttgtttctgtagtgtgaggcagctcgatgtacaagtacacccccctggacaggacactagtctgttTCACAACTGTGCATGAAAATAAATGGTTGAGTTTGCATGTTGATGTGTTGCTTATCTCTGTCAATTCTTCTGTCTCTGTTTCcccttctacacccccccacacacacacacacacatacacacacagacacacacaccaactccAGCTCGTCTTTGCTCAGAGAGGCAGACCTCATGCGCCACGGAGGGGGCCCATATGTTCTCAGGATCCTGCACCGGCCTCTCCATCCAGATGGGCCTGATCATGGAGGTAAATTATACTTACTGTAAATAAGTCTTACTACGGTCTTACTTACTGAATAAGATCCTCTGTATCAAAATGTATACAATAAAGGTGGTAATCAGGAGCatataaactgagtgtacaaaatattaagaacacatTTGACCTCAGACCAGCTtcaattcacctggtcagtctatgtcatggaaagagcagatgtccttaatgttttgtctgtgtgtgggCATTTCTGTTCTTTCCATGTAaactttatttgtattatttctaCAGTTTGTGGAGAGGGGGTCCCTGGCGGCCCTCCAGGACCGTCTCTCCGGCACCCCACCCTGGCCCTTGTCCTTCTGCCTTGCCCACCAGGTGGCTCTGGGCATGGACTTCCTTCACCGCCTCCACCCGCCCCTGCTGCACCTGGATCTGAAGCCCAGTAATGTACTGCTGGATGACAGCCTCCACGCCATGGCAAGTCCCAGTCTTTTGGGTGACTGGATCTGAAGTAGGCCTCTACCAGGGGGGAGAGTGGTTTGGGTGATATGCATAGTTATCAGTAGCCATCTGCATTTTATTGTATTTGTAATGCATGATAATTGTGATACTACTGTGATGttacatccctccctctcctgtctccctctcccctcaaatctctctctctctctctctctctctctctctctctctctctctctctccagctgacaGACTTTGGCCTAGCAAGGGTTTACCACAGCTTTTCCAAGGCAACCATGAAGGACACAGGAAATGAAGGAGGTACATTAAGTTACATGCCACCAGTGGCTTTTGACATACTGACTGGATACCTAGTAGGAGAAAGATACTGtacatgccaagagtgtgcaaagctgtcatcaaggcaaagggtggctatttaaagaatctcaaatgtaaaatattttttggggatttgtttaacacttttttggttactacacgattccatatgtgttatttaatagttttgatgtcttctctattattctacaatgtagaaaatagtaaaaataaataatataatctttcaatttaaattattatataaaattatataaaattcttgctaccaatagaatgttatttatatgggggatacaatcttcccagctctgcagattttgctgcgaagagacagaatcattagctcatttgttttggtactgtccatttgtagcttgtttttggacacaggtccaggaatggctaaaggattgcaatatttacctggagctaaccctgcagatagcactactgggtgatctgaaaagtcatagtcaatcgatcaataacataataatactattagcaaacatttttattttcaattcacaatctgtagaaacaatgagaatagaaaggttcagaacttttgtaagacatcacagtacagttgaaatatatatggcaaatagaaatcctatatggatggtgttaaaagataaatgggatgtgttgaatggaattgaaggatgggactaataacaactaacaacaaacaataacaagataactaacaatgtaggcacgctgtgtccataataagtgtgtgggttgtaggttgggagcttttgtgaaggagcacagttagaaagatatggcatatagaagcaaaccggatggacatcatgaaaatgatcggagagcttgtgagtagaagaagttcaggagaaagaacaaacaaaatgtaattacggtaaaattgactgtgtccataaaatgtagatagtgggtatgggctagaagtagaggcctaggcgttgttgttcactagtttactccaagtggggaaagggtggcggagttggaaagtaataaaggggaatatatatatattttttaaaggatatgtatgtgtatgtatgtatgtatgtatgtatgtatatacaggtaaaagtcagtaaattagaatattttgaaaaacttgatttatttcagtaattgcattcaaaaggtgtaacttgtacattatatttattcattgcacacagactgatgcattcaaatgtttatttcatttaattttgatgatttgaagtggcaacaaatgaaaatccaaaattccgtgtgtcacaaaattagaatattgcgTAAGGGtaatacattttgaagacacctggtgccacaaactaatcagctgattaactcaaaacacctgcaaagggctttaaatggtctctcagtccagttctgaagcctacacaaacatggggaagacttccagatttgacagctgtccaaaaggcgaccatcgacacattgcacaaggagggaaagacacaaaaggttattgcagaagaggctg contains:
- the LOC123491478 gene encoding receptor-interacting serine/threonine-protein kinase 3-like, producing the protein MFSGSCTGLSIQMGLIMEFVERGSLAALQDRLSGTPPWPLSFCLAHQVALGMDFLHRLHPPLLHLDLKPSNVLLDDSLHAMLTDFGLARVYHSFSKATMKDTGNEGGTLSYMPPVAFDILTGYLEHIKPTFASDCSKLALDDMVNLYNSTLSKTLNILAPEKTCEVTFQRSSPWFTDELRRMKTHGSSSEQCNRVSDFFMTKMDTIRTNITASKTTCT